The following proteins come from a genomic window of Rhodoligotrophos sp. CJ14:
- a CDS encoding ceramidase domain-containing protein, with protein MGWSAPVDLYCERIGSDLLAEPLNAISNIAFFLAAFIAARHALASSRARGDLFLWLLITLVIVIGAGSTIFHVAATRWSVLADVVPITLFIVAFFLYAMRRFLGLNWLAALMVTAAFYFASWVFGQSLPPEFMNGSGNYLPVFIALLGVGSLLMVRNHPAGPWLAGAAGIFLFSLTFRTIDNAICSLLPIGVHYFWHVLNGIMLFLLLEAGVRFGRREAPGV; from the coding sequence ATGGGCTGGTCCGCACCGGTTGATCTTTATTGCGAGCGCATAGGTTCGGACCTGCTGGCCGAGCCGCTCAACGCCATCTCCAACATCGCTTTTTTCCTCGCCGCCTTCATCGCGGCGCGACATGCCTTGGCGAGCAGCCGCGCCCGGGGCGACCTGTTCCTGTGGCTGCTCATTACGCTTGTGATCGTGATCGGCGCAGGGTCCACAATTTTCCATGTGGCGGCAACACGCTGGTCCGTGCTTGCGGATGTGGTGCCGATCACGCTGTTCATCGTCGCGTTCTTTCTTTATGCGATGCGGCGCTTCCTGGGCCTGAACTGGCTTGCGGCGCTCATGGTGACAGCCGCCTTCTATTTTGCATCCTGGGTGTTCGGGCAGAGCTTGCCGCCTGAATTCATGAACGGGTCGGGCAACTATCTACCGGTCTTCATCGCCCTGTTAGGGGTGGGATCACTGCTCATGGTGCGCAACCATCCCGCCGGCCCATGGCTTGCGGGGGCAGCCGGCATCTTCCTGTTCTCGCTCACGTTCCGGACCATCGATAATGCGATCTGCTCATTGCTGCCCATCGGCGTGCATTATTTCTGGCACGTGCTCAACGGGATCATGCTCTTCCTCCTGCTCGAGGCAGGGGTCCGTTTCGGCAGGAGGGAGGCGCCTGGAGTTTAG
- a CDS encoding L,D-transpeptidase: protein MQRTSLIGAIFCVVLAGASLNSPRAEAQQPNNGYVTLSQLFQGFSQPPASPYYRPFGGYNDEDSYARRNRIYRQNRAYRQNRVNRSQTRLNRENAVRQSTATRRIVEYSTNKKPGSIVIETGERALYYVLANGKAIRYAVGVGRQGFQWSGVHKVSRKAEWPRWTPPAEMRKRQPGLPVTMAGGPNNPLGARALYIGSTLYRIHGTNDPNSIGRAMSSGCIRLMNEDVIDLYNKVKIGARVYVYH from the coding sequence ATGCAACGCACATCCCTTATCGGCGCAATATTCTGTGTGGTTTTGGCGGGAGCTTCTCTGAATTCCCCAAGGGCCGAGGCGCAGCAGCCGAATAACGGCTACGTCACGTTGAGCCAATTGTTTCAAGGATTCAGTCAACCCCCCGCCAGTCCATACTATAGGCCATTTGGCGGCTATAACGACGAGGATAGCTATGCCCGGCGGAACCGCATCTATCGCCAGAACCGGGCCTATCGTCAAAACCGGGTGAATCGCAGCCAAACCAGGCTCAACCGTGAAAACGCTGTGCGGCAGAGCACCGCCACACGGCGTATCGTCGAATACAGCACGAATAAGAAGCCGGGCTCGATCGTCATAGAGACCGGTGAGCGGGCGCTCTATTACGTGCTCGCCAATGGCAAGGCCATCCGCTATGCGGTCGGTGTCGGCCGCCAAGGCTTCCAATGGTCGGGTGTGCACAAGGTTTCGCGCAAGGCGGAGTGGCCCCGCTGGACACCTCCCGCCGAAATGCGCAAGCGTCAGCCCGGATTGCCGGTGACCATGGCCGGCGGCCCCAATAATCCGCTTGGCGCCCGCGCGCTCTATATCGGCTCAACCCTTTATCGGATTCATGGCACCAATGATCCGAACAGCATTGGCCGGGCCATGTCCTCCGGCTGCATCCGGCTGATGAACGAGGATGTGATTGACCTTTACAACAAGGTGAAGATCGGCGCGCGTGTCTATGTCTACCACTAA
- a CDS encoding MaoC/PaaZ C-terminal domain-containing protein, with translation MALDPQKLFALEIPEARQTYGWRDCILYALGTGYGMDPQDERQLCFVDETKLKPVPTMANILADPGLWMRDLDTGIDWVRMLHGEQSLRLHRPLPPEGEVVGRTRLVDIVDKGAGKGALIHAERVISEIGTGEVIATILQTIFCRGDGGFGGKSESKRLPHPIPERPADLSISLPTSPQAALIYRLSGDLNPLHSDPAVAREAGFDQPILHGLATHGVAGHGLMAALCDDQPERVRLVQGRFSSPVYPGETITIDIWREGQGRAAFAARVAERGVMVINNGLFEYEPAPTGQGG, from the coding sequence ATGGCCCTTGATCCTCAAAAACTCTTCGCACTCGAAATCCCCGAGGCGCGCCAGACCTATGGCTGGCGTGACTGCATTCTCTATGCACTGGGCACCGGCTATGGGATGGATCCTCAGGATGAGCGCCAGCTGTGCTTTGTCGATGAGACGAAGCTCAAACCTGTCCCCACCATGGCCAATATCCTGGCCGATCCCGGCCTGTGGATGCGCGACCTCGACACCGGCATCGACTGGGTCAGAATGCTGCATGGCGAGCAATCGTTGCGCCTGCACCGGCCGCTTCCCCCCGAGGGCGAGGTCGTCGGACGCACGCGCCTCGTCGATATCGTGGACAAGGGTGCCGGCAAGGGCGCGCTGATCCATGCCGAGCGGGTGATCAGCGAGATCGGAACTGGTGAGGTGATCGCGACGATCCTGCAGACCATTTTTTGCCGGGGCGATGGCGGCTTCGGCGGCAAGAGTGAGAGCAAGCGCCTGCCTCACCCCATCCCTGAGCGACCGGCGGATCTCTCGATCTCTCTGCCCACCAGCCCGCAAGCGGCGCTGATCTACCGTTTGTCCGGCGACCTCAACCCGCTGCATTCCGATCCGGCTGTTGCGAGAGAGGCAGGCTTTGACCAGCCCATTCTGCACGGACTTGCAACCCATGGTGTCGCGGGCCACGGGCTCATGGCTGCCCTGTGTGATGATCAGCCCGAGCGCGTGCGGCTTGTGCAGGGCCGCTTCTCATCCCCGGTCTATCCCGGCGAGACCATCACCATCGACATCTGGCGCGAGGGGCAGGGCCGAGCAGCTTTCGCCGCCCGCGTTGCCGAGCGCGGCGTCATGGTGATCAACAATGGCCTGTTCGAGTATGAGCCCGCGCCAACTGGCCAGGGGGGCTAA
- a CDS encoding leucyl aminopeptidase, which translates to MKIKFAKPARPKTGTLVVLASEGAGLASFGSSLDAESAGTISRAMKAAGFDGKRDKLLDILAPSGLEIDRVIVAGIGKPQDLKPLELELLGGAIAGALQSGKAKEAAIAVELAEGAKLPLAEAAAAIASGAKLRTYSFDKYKTKKKEDNGGEKKLPRSLTVMVEDADAAKAAATPLFAVADGVHLARDLVNEPPNVLFPASYAKRVEELAELGVKVEVLDEKAMTALGMGALLAVGQGSSRESRLVVMSWQGGAKTAAPVAIVGKGVIFDTGGISIKPGAGMQDMKGDMAGSACVVGLMHALAARKAKVNAVGVIGLVENMPDGSAYRPGDILTSMSGQTIEVQNTDAEGRLVLADALWYTQERFKPRFMIDLATLTGAILVALGKEHAGLFSNNDELAERLAAVGLETGEKVWRMPLGPEYDKLIDSDFADMKNVGGRNAGSITAAQFLQRFVNDVPWAHLDIAGTGMDANKNALSQHFGSGWGVRLLNRLIAAHYEE; encoded by the coding sequence ATGAAGATCAAATTCGCCAAGCCCGCGCGGCCCAAGACAGGTACGCTTGTCGTTCTGGCCAGTGAAGGGGCGGGACTTGCAAGCTTCGGCTCATCGCTGGACGCGGAAAGCGCGGGGACAATCAGCCGGGCCATGAAGGCGGCAGGCTTCGATGGCAAGCGCGACAAGCTGCTCGATATCCTGGCGCCTTCAGGCCTCGAGATCGACCGGGTCATCGTGGCCGGCATCGGCAAGCCTCAGGACCTCAAGCCGCTGGAGCTCGAGCTGCTCGGAGGTGCCATTGCCGGAGCGCTGCAATCGGGCAAAGCCAAAGAGGCAGCGATCGCTGTTGAATTGGCGGAGGGCGCGAAATTGCCGCTGGCCGAAGCGGCGGCCGCCATAGCCTCGGGGGCCAAGCTGCGGACCTATTCCTTCGACAAATACAAGACCAAGAAGAAGGAGGATAATGGCGGCGAGAAGAAATTGCCGCGCAGCCTCACGGTCATGGTTGAGGATGCTGATGCGGCGAAGGCTGCGGCCACACCGCTGTTTGCCGTGGCGGATGGCGTGCATCTCGCGCGCGATCTGGTGAATGAGCCACCGAATGTCCTGTTCCCGGCCTCCTATGCCAAGCGCGTCGAGGAACTTGCCGAGCTCGGCGTCAAGGTCGAGGTGCTGGACGAAAAGGCCATGACCGCGCTTGGCATGGGTGCGCTGTTGGCAGTGGGTCAGGGCTCGAGCCGAGAAAGCCGGCTGGTGGTGATGAGCTGGCAGGGCGGCGCCAAGACGGCCGCGCCGGTTGCCATTGTCGGCAAAGGCGTCATCTTCGACACGGGCGGCATCTCGATCAAGCCGGGCGCCGGCATGCAGGACATGAAGGGCGACATGGCGGGATCGGCCTGCGTGGTCGGCCTCATGCACGCGCTGGCCGCCCGCAAGGCGAAGGTCAATGCGGTCGGGGTGATCGGGCTCGTCGAGAACATGCCCGATGGCAGCGCCTATCGGCCGGGCGACATTCTCACCTCCATGTCGGGACAGACGATCGAGGTCCAGAATACGGATGCGGAAGGCCGGCTCGTGCTGGCGGATGCGCTCTGGTACACTCAGGAGCGGTTCAAGCCGCGCTTCATGATCGATCTTGCTACGCTCACCGGCGCCATCCTGGTGGCGCTCGGCAAGGAACATGCCGGCCTGTTCTCGAACAATGACGAGCTTGCGGAACGGCTGGCGGCGGTCGGGCTCGAGACCGGGGAGAAGGTCTGGCGGATGCCGCTCGGACCTGAATATGACAAACTGATCGACAGTGATTTCGCTGACATGAAGAATGTGGGCGGGCGCAATGCCGGCTCGATCACCGCGGCGCAGTTCCTGCAGCGGTTCGTCAATGACGTGCCCTGGGCGCATCTTGACATCGCCGGTACGGGCATGGACGCGAACAAGAATGCGCTGAGCCAGCATTTCGGTTCGGGCTGGGGCGTGCGGCTGCTCAACCGGCTGATCGCGGCGCATTACGAGGAATAG
- the speE gene encoding polyamine aminopropyltransferase gives MSSAEKPATAGQTETWYTETLHHDLRTAYRSRKVLFDARIDHQHLVIFDGGRFGKVMMLDGVTQLTTSDEFIYHEMLSHVPILAHGAVQDVLVIGGGDGGIAGEVFKHEGVRRLTMVEIDQGVVDFSKTHLPEVSRGAFDDPRFELVIRDGRDFVAETDQRYDLIVVDSTDPIGPGEVLFTEGFYRDCRRILKPGGVVVTQNGVPFFQAAELEQTIRFFSSIFADATCFLAAVPTYVGGFMALGWGTDNPGLRSVSVETVGKRFADAQIETRYYTPELHHAAFALPRFIADIVTKGRGGRGG, from the coding sequence GTGTCATCCGCCGAGAAACCCGCCACCGCCGGCCAGACCGAAACCTGGTACACGGAAACGCTGCATCATGATCTGCGTACGGCCTATCGGAGCCGGAAGGTCCTGTTCGATGCGCGGATCGACCATCAGCATCTGGTGATTTTCGATGGTGGCCGGTTCGGCAAGGTGATGATGCTCGACGGCGTCACCCAGCTCACCACGTCGGACGAGTTCATCTATCATGAGATGCTGAGCCACGTGCCGATCCTGGCACATGGAGCCGTGCAGGACGTGCTCGTGATCGGGGGCGGCGACGGCGGCATCGCGGGCGAGGTGTTCAAGCATGAGGGGGTTCGGCGCCTCACCATGGTCGAGATCGATCAAGGTGTCGTTGATTTCTCGAAAACCCATCTGCCCGAGGTGAGTCGTGGCGCCTTCGATGATCCCCGCTTTGAGCTGGTCATCCGCGATGGCCGCGACTTCGTGGCGGAGACCGACCAGCGCTATGACCTCATCGTCGTGGATTCGACCGATCCGATCGGGCCCGGCGAAGTTTTGTTCACGGAAGGGTTTTATCGGGATTGCCGGCGGATTCTGAAGCCGGGCGGCGTCGTGGTCACACAGAATGGCGTGCCGTTTTTCCAGGCCGCGGAGCTCGAGCAGACCATCCGGTTCTTCTCATCGATTTTTGCGGATGCGACCTGCTTCCTTGCGGCGGTGCCCACCTATGTGGGCGGTTTCATGGCGCTGGGCTGGGGCACGGATAATCCTGGATTGCGCAGCGTTTCCGTCGAAACGGTCGGCAAGCGCTTTGCGGATGCCCAGATCGAGACGCGATACTATACGCCGGAGCTCCATCACGCAGCCTTCGCCCTGCCCAGGTTTATTGCTGACATCGTTACCAAAGGCAGGGGCGGCCGGGGCGGCTGA
- a CDS encoding NAD-dependent epimerase/dehydratase family protein encodes MAAKRVLIAGATGVIGQAALAHFASSDDWEVIALSRRRPDIAGHFRHVSVDLGNAEACRSALHDLPEISHLIYAALYEKPGLVQGWRDKEQMATNLAMLQNLITPLVAKSGALRHVSLLQGTKAYGAHIHRIAVPARERWPRDPHENFYWLQEDYLREASARHGFDMTIFRPQVVFGEAIGVAMNLIPVIGAYAAICREEGLPFSYSGGPAYVLEAIDARLLARALAWAAEAPTARNETFNITNGDVFVWQNVWPAIADELGVEIGPDTPFSMAEFLSGKQATWERITAKYGLKPIPLPALLGQSHHYADFTFAYGAKNRPPPALVSTIKIRKAGFADCIDTEDMFRELFRSLAARRILPPTHS; translated from the coding sequence ATGGCCGCGAAACGCGTGCTGATCGCCGGCGCGACCGGCGTCATCGGTCAGGCGGCCCTTGCACATTTCGCCAGCAGCGATGACTGGGAGGTCATCGCCCTCTCCCGGCGTCGGCCGGACATCGCCGGTCACTTCCGCCATGTCTCTGTCGATCTCGGAAACGCGGAGGCCTGCCGCTCGGCCCTGCACGACCTGCCGGAGATCAGCCACCTCATCTATGCCGCGCTCTATGAGAAGCCGGGCCTCGTCCAAGGCTGGCGGGACAAGGAGCAGATGGCAACAAACCTTGCGATGCTTCAAAATCTGATCACCCCGCTGGTGGCAAAATCAGGCGCGCTCCGCCATGTGAGCCTTCTCCAGGGCACCAAGGCCTATGGCGCGCATATCCATCGCATCGCGGTCCCTGCCCGTGAGCGCTGGCCGCGCGATCCCCACGAGAATTTCTATTGGCTCCAGGAGGATTACCTGCGCGAGGCATCCGCCCGGCATGGCTTCGACATGACCATTTTCCGCCCTCAGGTGGTCTTCGGCGAGGCGATCGGCGTTGCCATGAACCTCATCCCGGTGATCGGGGCTTATGCTGCGATCTGCCGGGAGGAAGGCCTCCCCTTCTCCTATTCCGGCGGCCCCGCCTATGTGCTCGAAGCCATTGATGCCCGGCTCCTGGCGCGGGCGCTTGCCTGGGCCGCGGAGGCACCTACCGCCCGCAACGAGACCTTCAACATTACCAATGGCGATGTCTTCGTCTGGCAGAATGTCTGGCCGGCGATCGCCGATGAACTCGGCGTCGAGATCGGCCCTGATACACCCTTCTCCATGGCCGAGTTCTTGTCGGGAAAGCAAGCCACATGGGAGCGGATCACCGCAAAATATGGCCTGAAGCCGATCCCCCTCCCTGCCTTGCTCGGCCAATCCCATCACTATGCGGATTTCACCTTCGCCTATGGCGCGAAGAACCGGCCGCCGCCGGCCCTCGTGAGCACTATCAAGATCCGCAAGGCCGGATTTGCCGATTGCATCGATACCGAAGACATGTTCCGCGAGCTGTTCCGCAGCCTCGCGGCAAGGCGCATCCTGCCGCCCACCCACAGCTAA
- a CDS encoding glutathione S-transferase N-terminal domain-containing protein, protein MARILYELAGAGDERFSPYCWRTRFALAHKGLAFETRGLAFTDIPKAVDGSYRLVPILDDNGRHLRESWDIAEYLDATYPEAPLFGPGGQHKAAYKFMEAWTNQMLIPAMVPLLVADIYGRVKPEDKAYFRETREKRVGPLEQAAGDVEAKIAAFRALLRPYHYGLSQQLWLGGERPDYADYILAGTLQWARVVSPRMLIAADDPLAPWFERCLDLFEGMARAMPAAGPA, encoded by the coding sequence ATGGCACGGATCCTTTATGAACTGGCGGGGGCGGGGGACGAGCGGTTCAGCCCCTATTGCTGGCGCACGCGTTTCGCGCTCGCCCATAAGGGGCTCGCGTTCGAGACCCGGGGGCTCGCCTTCACCGATATCCCGAAAGCGGTGGACGGTTCCTATCGGCTGGTGCCGATCCTCGATGACAATGGCCGGCACCTGCGGGAGAGCTGGGACATCGCCGAATATCTCGATGCGACCTATCCGGAGGCGCCGCTGTTCGGGCCGGGTGGGCAGCACAAGGCGGCGTACAAATTCATGGAGGCCTGGACGAACCAGATGCTGATACCGGCGATGGTGCCGCTCCTGGTCGCCGATATCTATGGACGGGTGAAGCCTGAGGACAAGGCCTATTTCCGCGAGACGCGGGAAAAGCGCGTTGGTCCCTTGGAGCAGGCGGCAGGTGATGTGGAGGCCAAGATTGCTGCATTTCGCGCCCTGCTGCGGCCGTATCACTATGGCTTGAGCCAGCAGCTCTGGCTCGGGGGCGAGCGGCCTGACTATGCCGATTATATTCTAGCGGGCACCCTGCAATGGGCGCGGGTGGTGAGCCCCAGGATGCTCATTGCGGCGGATGATCCGCTCGCGCCCTGGTTCGAGCGCTGCCTCGACCTCTTTGAGGGCATGGCCCGAGCCATGCCGGCCGCGGGGCCGGCATGA
- a CDS encoding DUF1737 domain-containing protein: MAEKLAYRLLTGPDDRSFCEKVSKALDEGYVLFGSPSITFDGQRVVCAQAVILAHVPSAR, translated from the coding sequence ATGGCGGAAAAACTGGCATATCGGCTGCTGACCGGTCCCGATGACCGGAGCTTTTGCGAGAAGGTCTCGAAGGCGCTGGACGAGGGCTATGTGCTGTTCGGATCGCCCTCCATCACCTTCGATGGTCAGCGCGTGGTCTGTGCGCAAGCGGTGATCCTCGCCCATGTGCCGAGCGCGCGGTGA
- a CDS encoding DNA polymerase III subunit chi → MTEVLFYHLERQSLEQVLPVLLGKTLERGWRAVVQAGSPERVEALNAHLWTYAEGAFLPHGSARDGFAERQPIWLTDGDDRPNGAEVRFLVDGAVASDVSIYGRAVYLFDGRDEDALAMARAQWKAMKAAGHEVTYWQQSASGAWERKA, encoded by the coding sequence ATGACCGAAGTGCTGTTCTACCATCTGGAGCGGCAGAGCTTGGAGCAGGTCTTGCCGGTGCTGCTGGGCAAGACCTTGGAGCGCGGCTGGCGGGCGGTGGTGCAGGCGGGCAGCCCCGAACGGGTCGAGGCGCTGAACGCGCATCTGTGGACCTATGCGGAAGGCGCGTTTCTTCCCCATGGCAGCGCGCGCGATGGGTTTGCCGAGCGACAGCCCATCTGGCTGACGGACGGGGATGATCGACCGAACGGGGCGGAGGTGCGCTTCCTGGTCGATGGGGCGGTCGCGAGCGACGTGAGCATCTATGGGCGCGCGGTCTATCTGTTCGACGGGCGGGATGAAGACGCGCTCGCCATGGCCCGGGCCCAGTGGAAGGCCATGAAGGCGGCGGGACACGAGGTGACCTATTGGCAGCAATCGGCGAGCGGCGCGTGGGAGCGGAAGGCTTGA
- a CDS encoding ABC-F family ATP-binding cassette domain-containing protein: MLHINGISYRINGRLLLEDASCAILPGHKVGLIGRNGAGKSTILKLLTGALQPESGTITVPRDARIGQVAQEAPGGPESLISVVLAADTERTALLAEAEHATDPMRIAEIQLRLTDIDAHSAPARAATILAGLGFPEEDQQRPCADFSGGWRMRVALAAVLFSRPDILLLDEPTNYLDLEGTLWLQNFLKTYPATVLIVSHDRDLLNAVPDEILLLEGRKLTLYTGNYDRFERLRREEQSRQLKLKKRQDEERRRIQAFVDRFRYKASKARQAQSRLKMLERMDPVAAVVEQHVAPFHFPPLARPLDPPLIRIEKGAVGYEPGKPILRNLDLRIDPDDRIALLGANGNGKSTFVKLIAGKLGLDSGEMRHNNRMKVGYFAQHQVEALDLDATPFAYITRLMPDATIAQRRARLGSFGFGAELADNRIATLSGGEKARLTLMLATFNGPHVLLLDEPTNHLDIDSRAALASALNDYEGAVILISHDRYLIEACVDRLWLVADGTVTPYDGDLDDYAKLILERARAARREKRQQIEEDGGESSEIESAETIAATASTEPQLTAQDRRRLAAELRAKLTPFRRRIEAAEKRVERFEKRIASIEAELADPALYAKDNAAANRLIQERAGLIKELKQAEEEWLDATSALEDAEQRFTRTA; the protein is encoded by the coding sequence ATGTTGCACATCAACGGGATCAGCTACCGCATAAACGGCCGCCTGCTGCTTGAGGATGCAAGCTGCGCCATTCTGCCCGGTCACAAAGTCGGGTTGATTGGCCGCAACGGCGCGGGCAAGTCAACGATTCTCAAGCTGCTGACCGGCGCCCTCCAGCCGGAATCAGGCACGATCACCGTCCCCAGGGATGCCCGCATCGGTCAGGTCGCCCAGGAGGCGCCGGGCGGTCCGGAGAGCCTCATCTCCGTCGTGCTCGCCGCCGATACCGAGCGGACGGCGCTGCTCGCCGAGGCAGAGCACGCAACCGACCCCATGCGGATTGCCGAGATCCAGCTCCGCCTGACCGACATAGATGCCCATTCGGCCCCGGCGCGGGCGGCCACCATACTGGCCGGCCTGGGCTTTCCCGAGGAAGACCAGCAGCGTCCTTGCGCCGATTTCTCCGGCGGCTGGCGCATGCGCGTGGCGCTGGCAGCCGTCCTCTTCTCGCGCCCCGACATTTTGCTCTTGGACGAGCCCACCAACTATCTCGATCTGGAAGGCACTCTCTGGCTGCAGAACTTCCTCAAGACCTATCCGGCTACCGTCCTGATCGTGAGCCATGACCGCGATCTCCTGAATGCGGTTCCCGACGAGATTCTACTCCTCGAGGGCCGAAAGCTCACGCTCTATACCGGCAATTATGACCGCTTCGAGCGCCTGCGCCGCGAGGAGCAATCCCGTCAGCTCAAGCTGAAGAAGCGCCAGGATGAGGAGCGCCGGCGCATCCAGGCCTTTGTCGATCGCTTCCGCTACAAGGCCTCGAAAGCGCGCCAGGCACAGAGCCGCCTGAAGATGCTCGAACGCATGGATCCCGTGGCGGCGGTGGTCGAGCAGCATGTCGCGCCCTTTCATTTTCCGCCCCTCGCGCGCCCGCTCGATCCGCCTCTCATCCGCATCGAGAAGGGCGCCGTGGGCTACGAGCCGGGCAAGCCGATCCTGCGGAACCTCGATTTGCGGATCGATCCCGATGACCGGATCGCCCTGCTCGGCGCCAATGGCAATGGCAAATCCACCTTCGTGAAGCTCATCGCGGGCAAGCTTGGTCTCGACAGCGGCGAGATGCGCCATAACAATCGCATGAAGGTCGGCTATTTCGCGCAGCATCAGGTCGAGGCGCTCGACCTCGATGCCACCCCCTTTGCTTACATCACCCGCCTCATGCCCGATGCGACGATCGCCCAGCGCCGGGCCCGGCTCGGATCCTTCGGCTTCGGTGCGGAACTCGCGGATAACCGCATCGCGACCCTGTCGGGCGGCGAGAAGGCGCGGCTCACATTGATGCTCGCAACCTTCAATGGGCCCCATGTTCTCCTGCTGGACGAGCCCACCAACCATCTCGATATCGACAGCCGCGCCGCCCTGGCGAGCGCGCTCAACGATTATGAGGGGGCAGTCATTCTCATCAGCCATGACCGCTATCTCATAGAGGCTTGCGTCGACCGCCTGTGGCTGGTGGCCGATGGCACGGTGACCCCCTATGACGGTGATCTCGATGACTACGCCAAGCTGATTCTCGAGCGGGCACGCGCCGCCCGGCGCGAGAAACGCCAGCAGATCGAGGAGGATGGGGGCGAATCCTCAGAAATCGAATCCGCTGAGACCATCGCGGCAACCGCCTCGACAGAACCTCAGCTCACCGCCCAGGACCGGCGCCGGCTCGCCGCCGAGCTGCGCGCCAAGCTCACCCCCTTTCGCCGCCGCATCGAGGCCGCCGAGAAGCGGGTGGAGCGTTTCGAAAAGCGCATCGCCTCCATCGAGGCGGAGCTTGCCGACCCCGCGCTCTATGCCAAGGACAATGCCGCCGCCAACCGCTTGATCCAAGAGCGGGCCGGCCTCATCAAAGAGCTGAAGCAGGCAGAAGAAGAATGGCTTGACGCCACAAGCGCCCTTGAGGACGCAGAACAACGGTTTACGCGAACGGCGTAG
- the speD gene encoding adenosylmethionine decarboxylase: MTDNTLFQVGMDLEAPSTAQKEDHTIARPASMEADDRKDHFIQKNGVDCAGTHLIIDLLGAEGIDDIDLIDKTLRRCVAEAGATLLHMHLHHFTPNSGVSGVAVLAESHISIHTWPERGYAALDVFMCGDSEPERCVEVLRAAFKPQRLNVTELLRGEGA; encoded by the coding sequence ATGACTGACAATACCCTCTTCCAAGTGGGGATGGACTTGGAGGCTCCAAGCACCGCCCAAAAGGAAGACCACACCATCGCTCGTCCGGCTTCAATGGAGGCCGACGATCGGAAGGATCATTTTATTCAAAAGAACGGCGTCGATTGCGCCGGCACGCATCTGATCATCGATCTTTTGGGTGCGGAAGGCATAGATGATATCGATCTGATCGATAAAACGCTGAGAAGATGCGTCGCCGAAGCCGGTGCCACGCTCTTGCACATGCATTTGCACCATTTCACACCCAATAGTGGCGTGAGCGGGGTTGCTGTGCTGGCTGAGAGCCATATCTCGATCCATACATGGCCCGAGCGCGGCTATGCGGCACTCGATGTGTTCATGTGTGGCGATTCGGAGCCGGAGCGCTGCGTGGAGGTTCTGCGCGCGGCGTTCAAGCCGCAGCGCCTCAATGTGACCGAGCTGTTGCGCGGCGAAGGGGCCTAG